One window of the Eucalyptus grandis isolate ANBG69807.140 chromosome 6, ASM1654582v1, whole genome shotgun sequence genome contains the following:
- the LOC104449487 gene encoding probable inactive 2-oxoglutarate-dependent dioxygenase AOP2, translating to MASLISAVVPVIDFNGKDLKQGTSAWDSTMKQMCHGLEEFGCFIALYAGVPPELDDATFKAADELFDLPTEIKSQNVNDKPYHGYVGQVSIIPLHEGLGIDNATDPEEVGKFTKLMWPHGNDHFGEVAYSYSMKVAELDHMVVRMIFENYGVEKHYDSHVASKSYLLRFLKYRAPETIDQGDNAIPRHTDKTFLSILHQNRINGLEIKTKEGEWIGFDLPPNAFVVMAGDALMGWSNDRIRSCDHRVAMKASTTRYTLGLFSFLSGIVQVPQELVDENHPLKYKPFDNVAMIHFYASDEGRKHEYTVKAYCGIETSVV from the exons ATGGCATCTCTTATTTCCGCCGTTGTTCCCGTCATCGACTTCAACGGCAAGGACTTGAAACAAGGGACGAGCGCATGGGATTCCACCATGAAACAAATGTGCCATGGCCTTGAAGAGTTCGGTTGCTTTATCGCTTTGTACGCCGGAGTTCCCCCAGAGCTCGACGACGCAACCTTCAAGGCCGCTGACGAGTTGTTCGACCTCCCCACGGAGATCAAGAGCCAGAACGTCAACGACAAGCCTTACCATGGCTACGTCGGCCAAGTCTCCATCATTCCCCTCCATGAAGGCTTGGGAATCGACAACGCCACCGATCCGGAAGAAGTCGGCAAGTTCACCAAGCTCATGTGGCCCCATGGGAACGACCACTTCGG CGAGGTCGCCTACTCTTACTCCATGAAAGTGGCGGAGCTAGATCATATGGTGGTGAGGATGATATTCGAGAATTACGGCGTGGAGAAACACTACGACTCTCACGTCGCTTCCAAGAGCTATCTCCTTCGGTTCTTGAAGTATAGGGCACCCGAGACTATCGACCAGGGCGACAACGCCATACCCCGCCACACCGACAAGACCTTCTTGTCCATACTTCACCAGAACCGCATCAACGGCTTGGAAATTAAGACCAAGGAAGGCGAGTGGATCGGGTTCGACCTCCCTCCCAACGCTTTCGTAGTCATGGCGGGCGATGCACTCATG GGATGGAGCAATGACAGGATCCGCTCGTGCGATCACCGAGTGGCCATGAAGGCAAGCACCACCCGATACACACTGGGCTTGTTCTCGTTCCTCAGCGGCATCGTTCAAGTGCCTCAAGAGCTCGTCGACGAGAACCACCCTCTCAAGTACAAGCCGTTCGACAACGTGGCGATGATCCATTTCTACGCTTCCGACGAGGGTCGCAAGCACGAGTACACGGTCAAGGCTTATTGCGGGATCGAAACCTCGGTCGTCTGA
- the LOC104449488 gene encoding gibberellin 3-beta-dioxygenase 1 encodes MPSRLSEAFKDHPVYLHHKYLDFSSVKELPDSYTWTTQPEDYPCPNSPSGQEVTVPVIDLHHPNALELIGHACKTWGAFQVTNHGIPKRLLDSIQSAGKNLFSLPVHQKHKAARSPNGVPGYGVARISSFFPKLMWSEGFTIIGSPLEHARQLWPNDHAEFCDVIEEYQKEMRKLAGRLMWLMLGSLGICKGDIKWAGPKGDFAGACNALQLNSYPACPDPDRAMGLAPHTDSTLLTILFQNSTSGLQVLKEGSGWVTIPPIPGALVINVGDLLHILSNGLYPSVLHRAVVNRTWHRLSVAYLYGPPSNVQISPLSQLINSSNPPLYRPVTWSEYLGTKAKHFNKALSSVRLCGPMNKLQDVNDQIVKVG; translated from the exons atgCCTTCAAGACTTTCAGAAGCCTTTAAAGACCATCCTGTCTACTTGCATCATAAGTACCTGGACTTCAGTTCGGTGAAGGAGCTGCCGGACTCCTATACATGGACTACACAGCCTGAGGACTACCCTTGTCCTAACTCACCAAGTGGCCAAGAAGTGACCGTGCCGGTGATCGATCTTCACCACCCGAATGCACTAGAACTCATAGGCCATGCGTGCAAAACTTGGGGCGCCTTCCAAGTCACCAACCATGGCATACCCAAGAGGCTCCTCGATAGCATCCAATCAGCTGGTAAGAACCTCTTCTCTCTTCCGGTGCATCAGAAGCACAAGGCTGCTCGCTCGCCCAACGGTGTCCCCGGCTATGGTGTGGCACGGATCTCTTCGTTCTTCCCCAAGCTAATGTGGTCCGAGGGCTTCACCATCATTGGATCTCCGCTTGAACATGCTCGCCAACTTTGGCCTAATGATCACGCGGAATTCTG TGATGTAATTGAAGAGTACCAGAAGGAGATGAGAAAGCTAGCCGGGAGGTTAATGTGGTTGATGCTCGGGTCCCTGGGCATATGCAAGGGAGACATCAAGTGGGCCGGGCCAAAAGGGGACTTCGCCGGGGCGTGCAACGCGTTGCAACTGAATTCTTACCCGGCCTGTCCGGACCCGGATCGAGCCATGGGTCTCGCCCCACACACTGACTCGACCCTTCTCACCATCCTCTTCCAAAACAGCACTAGTGGCTTGCAAGTCCTCAAAGAGGGTTCTGGATGGGTCACGATACCTCCAATCCCCGGTGCACTTGTGATCAATGTGGGTGACCTCCTCCACATATTGTCCAACGGCTTGTACCCGAGTGTCCTCCACCGGGCGGTCGTCAACCGGACTTGGCATCGCCTGTCCGTGGCTTACCTCTACGGCCCTCCAAGCAATGTCCAGATCTCGCCGCTATCGCAATTGATCAACTCGAGCAATCCCCCGCTGTACCGGCCCGTGACTTGGAGCGAGTACCTCGGCACCAAGGCAAAGCATTTCAATAAGGCACTGTCGTCGGTCCGGCTTTGCGGGCCGATGAACAAATTGCAAGATGTAAATGACCAAATAGTGAAAGTGGGCTAA